In Aurantimicrobium minutum, the DNA window GAGTCAACAGGTTGGCCTGATATGCCACGTAGCTGGAGTCCACACCTGAAGATAGGAAGCTTCCCACCTCGACGTCGGCAATCATGTGTGCCTGAACGGATTCGACGAACTGTTCACGAATACGCGTCGTCGCCTGTTCGAGAGTGATGTTCGAATCTATGTTGAAATCGATTTCGTGATACCTGCGAATTGTGAGGTCTCCGTCGGCATAACGGAATGAGTGCCCCGGCAACAGTTTGTAAACGTTGTCAAAGAATGTGCGGTGATCTGGGATGTACTCAAAGCTCAAATACGCCGGAAGAAGCTCAGCATTGAATCGTTTGGTGAAGTCTGGGTGTTTGAGAAATGACTTAATCTCACTTCCAAAGAGGAACGTTGAGCCCTCTTTGAAGTAGTAGAAGGGTTTGATGCCGAAGATATCCCGTGCACCAAAAAGCTCACCGGTGACGTGGTCAAAAATAACGAAAGCAAACATTCCGCGCAGGTGTGTGGGTAGTTCATTACCCCATTCGACGTATCCGTGCAATAACGTCTCGGTGTCAGAGTTGGTGGCAAAAACATAGCCTTTAGCCTCAAGCTCAGCACGTAATTCTTGGTAGTTGTAAATCTCGCCGTTGAAGACGACGGTGTAGTCACTTTGTGCCCTAGTCATGGGCTGGTGACCACCTTCGAGGTCGATAATGGACAGTCGGCGGAATCCGAGTGCAATGCGGTCGTTGACAAAGTAGCCGTCGTCATCTGGTCCGCGGTGCACGATCTGATCAGACATGTCACGGATTACAGCCGCGTTGTCGCGTGTGGTGTTTGTCACCACAAAGCCGTTAAATCCACACATGTTTCAACCCTACCCAGCTACCGTCGGCAGATACCGGAGGCAAACCGAGAATGAAATTACTCAGCAAAGACTCCAGCTAGGGTCTTTTTTCCACGGCGCAATACTGCCATTCCGTTAGGGAGGACGTGTCCTTCCAGCAGTTCATCCTCTGCCTCGATTTTGTTGTTATTGAGGTAGACGCCACCTTCAGAGATGGAGCGACGAGCAGCGCCCAAGCTCTGCGACAAACCTGTGTCAACTAATAACTGTGCAACGGGAGTGTTCTTTGGTGTGGTGGTGTGTGGAAGTTCACGCAGTGCCGCCTCGAGGGTTTGCGCATCAAGTTCGGCTAAATCACCTTGCCCGAACAAAGCTGCAGCAGCAGCAATTGCTGCCTGAGTAGCCTCTTCGCCGTGAACGAGGGTGGTTACTTCTAGAGCAAGACGACGCTGAGCTGCACGCTTGAAAGGCTCTTGCTCAACTTGCTGGGCAAGCTCCTCAATTTCTGCGCGGGTGAGGAAAGTAAAGACCTTGATGCGGTCAATCACATCCGCATCATCGGTGTTCAGCCAGAACTGGTAAAACGCATAGGGCGATGTCATTGACGCATCGAGCCAGACGGCGTTGCCCTCGCTCTTTCCGAACTTCGTTCCATCGCTGTTGGTAATCAGCGGCGTACCAATAGCGTGCACGCTCTTTCCTTCAGCACGGTGAATCAGGTCAGTGCCACTGGTGAGGTTTCCCCACTGGTCACTACCACCGGTCTGCAGAACACAGTCATAGTTTCGGTAGAGCTCAAGGAAATCCATTCCTTGCAAGATCTGGTAACTGAATTCGGTGTAGCTAATGCCTGCTTCAGAATTGAGGCGTGCCGAAACAGCATCCTTCTTGAGCATGGTTCCCACGCGGTAGTACTTACCAATATCACGCAGGAAATCAATTGCAGAAAGTGGTGCTGTCCAGTCGAGGTTGTTCACCATGCGAGCAGCATTTGCTCCCTCAAAACTCAGGAACTTAGAAATCTGCGAGGTGAGATAACCAACCCACTCATTGACGGTTTCTTTGGTGTTGAGTGTGCGCTCTGCCGTAGGGCGTGGATCTCCCACTAAGCCTGTTGAACCGCCAACAAGACCCAGAGGCTTATGTCCGGCTAGCTGAATGCGACGGAGCAGCAACAGTTGCACCAGGTTACCTAAGTGCAGTGATGGCGCAGTGGGATCAAAACCGCAGTAGTAGGTAATGGGAGGACCCTGGAAAAGTTTCTTCAGCTCGTCTGCATCGGTAGAGACGTGAATGAGTCCACGCCACACAAGCTCATCCCAGAGGGTATCGAAGCTGGAATCATTTCTTTGAGTTTCGAGTGACAATTACAGCCCTAACGCCTTGTTGAGATCTTTCACACGCTCGGTAAGCGTCCCCAGCTGGATGGCTACTTGTGCTGGAGCAGTTCCGCCCACGCCGTTACGGCTGTTCACAGAGCCTTCGATGGTCAACACCGAGCGGACTTCAGGAGTGAGATGTGGGCTCACACTCTGGTAGTCAGCATCAGTGGGTTCGTGAAGTTCGAGGCCTCGACTTTCACAAAATTGAACAAGTTCGCCGGAGATTTCATGAGCATCACGGAAAGCAACACCCTGTTTCACGAGCCACTCAGCAACATCTGTTGCCAGCGAGAATCCTTGCGGTGCAAGTTCTGCCATCCGGTCAGTATTGAAGGTGAGGGTTGCCACCATTCCCGTGAAGGCAGGAAGCAACACTTCGAGTGTTTCCACCGAATCAAAAACAGGTTCCTTGTCTTCTTGCAAGTCCCGGTTGTAGGCCAAGGGCAAGCCTTTGAGTGTGGCAAGCAGGCCGGTGAGGTTCCCGATCAATCGGCCTGATTTCCCTCGCGCCAATTCGGCAATGTCCGGGTTCTTCTTCTGAGGCATGATGGACGACCCTGTTGAGTAGCCATCGTGCAGCTTCACAAAGTCGAACTCACGGGTATTCCAGATGATGATCTCTTCGGACAGTCGTGAAAGGTTTATCCCAATCAACGAGGTGATGAAAGCAAACTCAGCAACGACATCACGGCTTGCTGTGGCATCAATCGAGTTTTCAGTTGGACCAGATAACCCCAGTTCAGTGGCCACAAGTTGAGGATCCAGCCCTAATGAACCGCCAGCAAGCGCTCCGGAACCGTAGGGCGATTGTGAAGCGCGTGCGCTCCAATCGGCCAGACGTTCAAGATCACGCACAAGTGGCCAGGCGTGCGCCAGGAGTTGGTGCGCCAACAAAACTGG includes these proteins:
- the tyrS gene encoding tyrosine--tRNA ligase, producing MSLETQRNDSSFDTLWDELVWRGLIHVSTDADELKKLFQGPPITYYCGFDPTAPSLHLGNLVQLLLLRRIQLAGHKPLGLVGGSTGLVGDPRPTAERTLNTKETVNEWVGYLTSQISKFLSFEGANAARMVNNLDWTAPLSAIDFLRDIGKYYRVGTMLKKDAVSARLNSEAGISYTEFSYQILQGMDFLELYRNYDCVLQTGGSDQWGNLTSGTDLIHRAEGKSVHAIGTPLITNSDGTKFGKSEGNAVWLDASMTSPYAFYQFWLNTDDADVIDRIKVFTFLTRAEIEELAQQVEQEPFKRAAQRRLALEVTTLVHGEEATQAAIAAAAALFGQGDLAELDAQTLEAALRELPHTTTPKNTPVAQLLVDTGLSQSLGAARRSISEGGVYLNNNKIEAEDELLEGHVLPNGMAVLRRGKKTLAGVFAE
- the argH gene encoding argininosuccinate lyase, yielding MTASHNAANRAGEAGALWGGRFASGPSPELQKLSKSTHFDWALADYDISGSVAHAKALNAAGYLTADELRVMIDSLEQLRAEVASGDFVSLESDEDVHSALERGLIDIAGIEVGGKLRAGRSRNDQIATLVRLYLLDHSRTIAHELTQLIDAIAGQAAAHPAAIMPGRTHLQHAQPVLLAHQLLAHAWPLVRDLERLADWSARASQSPYGSGALAGGSLGLDPQLVATELGLSGPTENSIDATASRDVVAEFAFITSLIGINLSRLSEEIIIWNTREFDFVKLHDGYSTGSSIMPQKKNPDIAELARGKSGRLIGNLTGLLATLKGLPLAYNRDLQEDKEPVFDSVETLEVLLPAFTGMVATLTFNTDRMAELAPQGFSLATDVAEWLVKQGVAFRDAHEISGELVQFCESRGLELHEPTDADYQSVSPHLTPEVRSVLTIEGSVNSRNGVGGTAPAQVAIQLGTLTERVKDLNKALGL